In Rahnella variigena, one DNA window encodes the following:
- the rfaC gene encoding lipopolysaccharide heptosyltransferase RfaC yields MRVLIVKTSSMGDVLHTLPALTDAMQAIPGIRFDWVVEEGFTQIPGWHPAVDRVIPVAIRRWRKNWFGSETRQQRCDFKREVQSTLYDAIIDAQGLIKSAALITRVAKGEKHGQDCKSAREPFASWFYNQRHEIDKKQHAVERTRELFAKSLGYVKPATQGDYAIAARFLSHLPDDAGQYLVFLHATTRAEKHWPEEKWRELIGMLSTANLRIKLPWGAEHEYQRALRLAEGFPYVEVLPKLSLEKVAEVLAGAQAVISVDTGLSHLTAALDRPNITLYGPTDPGLIGGYGKNQCVLKAENNSLEALPAERVFEQLNDVISASKEMN; encoded by the coding sequence ATGCGGGTTCTCATTGTCAAAACCTCGTCCATGGGCGACGTTCTGCATACGCTTCCTGCATTAACGGATGCCATGCAGGCTATTCCCGGGATCCGCTTTGACTGGGTTGTGGAAGAAGGTTTCACTCAGATCCCCGGCTGGCATCCGGCCGTCGATCGCGTTATTCCGGTGGCGATTCGCCGCTGGCGCAAAAACTGGTTTGGCTCTGAAACCCGGCAGCAACGCTGTGATTTCAAACGCGAAGTGCAATCCACCCTCTATGACGCCATCATTGACGCTCAGGGATTAATCAAAAGTGCAGCGCTAATCACCCGTGTTGCCAAAGGTGAAAAACACGGGCAAGACTGCAAAAGTGCCCGTGAACCTTTCGCCAGCTGGTTCTACAATCAGCGCCACGAAATTGATAAAAAACAGCATGCAGTGGAGCGCACCAGAGAACTGTTTGCTAAAAGTCTCGGCTATGTAAAACCTGCGACCCAGGGCGACTACGCCATTGCGGCGCGCTTCCTTTCACATTTGCCTGACGATGCCGGTCAGTATCTGGTCTTTCTCCATGCGACCACCCGTGCAGAAAAACACTGGCCGGAAGAAAAGTGGCGTGAACTGATCGGGATGTTGAGTACTGCCAATCTTCGCATCAAACTGCCGTGGGGCGCTGAGCATGAATATCAGCGTGCGTTGCGCCTGGCTGAAGGGTTTCCTTACGTTGAAGTCTTGCCTAAATTGAGTCTCGAGAAAGTGGCTGAGGTGTTAGCCGGTGCGCAAGCCGTGATTTCAGTGGATACCGGACTCAGCCATCTGACTGCGGCGCTGGATCGCCCGAATATCACCCTCTACGGTCCGACCGATCCGGGTTTGATTGGCGGATACGGGAAGAATCAGTGTGTCCTGAAAGCAGAAAACAACTCGCTGGAGGCTCTGCCGGCGGAACGCGTTTTTGAGCAACTCAACGATGTTATTTCTGCCAGTAAGGAAATGAACTGA